The Rhizobium rhizogenes sequence CCGTGCTGCGCGGCACCGCGCTCGGCTCTTTCCTTGGCGTGCTGCCCGGTGGCGGTGCGATCATGAGTTCCTTTGCCAGCTATGCTCTGGAGCGCAAGATCGCCAAGGACCCGTCCCGTTTCGGCAAGGGCGCAATCGAAGGGCTGGCGGGGCCGGAAAGCGCCAATAATGCCGGCGCGCAGACCTCCTTCATTCCGCTTCTGACACTCGGCATTCCCGCCAACGGGCTGATGGCGCTGATGGTCGGGGCGATGATGATCCAGGGCATTACGCCGGGACCGGAGGTCATGCAGTCGCGGCCCGACCTTTTCTGGGGGCTGATCGCCAGCATGTGGGTGGGCAATCTTTTGCTTCTGGTGCTGAACCTGCCGCTGATCGGCATCTGGGTCCGCCTTCTCGGCATTCCCTATCGCTTTTTGTGCCCCGCCATTCTGATGTTCTGCGCCATTGGCGCCTATGGCCTGTCCTACAGCGTCGTTGATGTTCTGTTTTGCGCGGTCTTCGGCATTGTCGGCTTCTTCCTGCGCAAGATCGGCTGCGAGCCGGCACCGCTGGTGCTGGGCTTCGTCCTCGGTCCGCTTCTGGAACAGAACATGCGCCTCGGGCTGCTGATCTCACAGGGCAATTTTTCGACATTCGTCACCCATCCGATCAGTGCCACCCTGCTCGCCTTGTCCGGCATGGTCGTCATCATGATGGCGATGCCGGCGATCATGCGCCGTCGCGAGGTGGTGTTTCAGGGTGACGACGACTGATAATCAATCGAGCCGGCACTGCTGGCCAAGCAAAGGTGAAACAATGCACATTCTGATAATCGGGGCCGCCGGAATGATCGGCCGCAAATTGACGCAACGTCTTGCTTCCGACGGGATGCTTGGCGGCGTGAAGATCAGCGCTATGACGCTGACGGATGTTTTCGATCCGGTTGCGCCAAAAGGTTTTGGCGGCACGGTGACCGTCGAGCGCAGCGATCTGTCGAATGCCGGCGTCGCCGAAAAGCTGATCGCAAAACGACCGGATGTGATCTTCAATCTCGCCGCCGTGGTTTCAGGTGAGGCGGAAGCCGATTTCGAAAAAGGCTATCGCATCAATCTCGATGGCGGACGTTCGCTGTTCGAAGCCATTCGTCTGGAACATCAGAAGGACGGATATCGTCCTCGTGTGGTCTTCTGCTCGTCCCTCGCCGTGTTCGGGTCGCCATTCCCCAAGGTGATCGGCGATGAGTTCCTGACCGCGCCGCTGACCAGCTACGGCACGCA is a genomic window containing:
- a CDS encoding tripartite tricarboxylate transporter permease, with the protein product MTDLLSNIVLGFGVAVTPVNLFYCLLGVTLGTMIGILPGIGPSATVALLLPITYTMPDTAALIMLAGIFYGAQYGGSTTAILVNLPGESSSVVTCIDGYAMARQGRAGVALATAALGSFFAGTVATVLIVVVAKPLSAVALAFGPADYFSLVIFGLLFAVFLSSGSPVKAVGMVAFGIALSLVGIDPTSGEQRFTFGMAELFDGIDFVVLAIGLLGVSEILFNLQQGVERDAGAAKTGSLMPTKEDFKQAFPAVLRGTALGSFLGVLPGGGAIMSSFASYALERKIAKDPSRFGKGAIEGLAGPESANNAGAQTSFIPLLTLGIPANGLMALMVGAMMIQGITPGPEVMQSRPDLFWGLIASMWVGNLLLLVLNLPLIGIWVRLLGIPYRFLCPAILMFCAIGAYGLSYSVVDVLFCAVFGIVGFFLRKIGCEPAPLVLGFVLGPLLEQNMRLGLLISQGNFSTFVTHPISATLLALSGMVVIMMAMPAIMRRREVVFQGDDD